The Setaria viridis chromosome 2, Setaria_viridis_v4.0, whole genome shotgun sequence DNA window CTTGTTTGGCCACAATACCTTCTGACGTGGAAGCTGAAGCCACATTTATTGCGAAAGCAGATGGTGTTATTGCTGGAATAAGCCTAGCAGACATGATATTTAACCAGGTTGATCCATCATTGAAGGTATATACTTTGCATCTTTTCTCCCATTTTGAGGTTTTGGCAAGGTATGATTCTGTTGGAATTACAGGCAGTATTAACCGTCCTAACTTGGCTAATTCTACAGGTTGAATGGTTTGAAAGTGATGGAAATTATGTCCATAAAGGATTGCAATTTGGCAAAGTATATGGTAAAATGCGTGTACAATGTAGTCTGTTGTACTTAGCAATTCTTTAAGTCTGTAACATATTTTTCCCAATGCTATCTTTGTATCAAGGGTGCGCTCGGAGCATCATTGTTGCTGAAAGGGTTGTGCTCAATTTCATGCAGAGAATGAGTGGTATCGCGACCCTAACAAAGGTTACTTTTGCCCTTACTTACATAATTAAGATCCCACCCCTTTCCTGGATGAATGAAATGTTGGTCCTTGTATTCCCTAGGGGACAATGCTAAAGTTTTGAAAAATCACTCTTTGTGCCCCTTAAACCTTTGCCTGATACGTCCAACACATGCACAATATTCaattttcagccatctggataCTTCCCTCCATACAGGCTGCATGTTTCCATTGTCACGAAGTCTACACCTaacattgtttttttcttttctgattgCCACAAATTGCTGCAAAATGCTAGTTCTTCAGGTTTTATGTTGTGCAATCCTTCTGTTTTTCTGGATCATATCATTGTTGTTTGATATTTCAGTAAACCTTCTGTCCTTATTCTTTCTAGGCTATGTCTGATGCTGCCCGTCCAGCATCCATATTGGAAACAAGGAAAACTGCCCCAGGTTTACGTCTGGTTGACAAGTGGGCTGTAAGCATAGTCTTTTtcagtgttgttgttgttgttcactTTTCGCTTCTTAATCATCATGTTGCACACTTGCTTGCCCTTCGTGCTCATGTAGGTACTGATTGGTGGTGGAAAGAACCACAGGCTTGGTTTATTTGATATGGTTATGATAAAGGATAATCATATTTCTGTTGCTGGAGGGATTGCAAATGCAATGAGGTCTGTTGACCAATTCTTGGAGAAGGAAAAACTTACAATTCCTGTCGAGGTACTTGTTAGTGATTGAAAAGGACATACCTGCGTGTATATGTATTCATATTTTTGTGGTTCACTTTCTTTAGTCTGATTTGGTTTCTCTGCCCGTTTACTTGTTTTCTTCAACTATGCCCATATGTTCTcatagaaaaaagaaagaaaatcacAAATCTTGGCATCTGCTGTTTTTAATAATTCAGGTTGAGACAAGGACAATTGAAGAAGTGAAAGATGTTTTGAAGTACGCTGCTGAGAACAAAACTTCATTAACCCGTATAATGTTGGACAATATGGTTGTTCCTCTTACAAATGGGGATGTAGATGTATCCATGCTTAAAGATGCAGTTCAGTTGATAAATGGTAGATTTGAGACTGAGGTATGATTAAACTTTGCAAGGCATACATTTCTCATATGATGTTGTGCCAGTCGCAATGCATTTATTTTTTGGAAAGCAACTGGTTCTCTCTGTTATTGGCAGATTGGGGGTGCTGAAGGGTAATAACATTATTTTTACTGCAGGCATCTGGAAATGTGACGATTGATACAGTAAAGAAAATCGGTGAAACAGGAGTAACCTATATTTCAAGGTATTATTTTTTGCGATCCAACTGAACTGATTTAAACCTGTATTTAATGGGGCATAGTTTGTCTCCTGTTTAGGTATCTGATGTATTTCAGAAATTAATGTACAACCCCCTGCAGCCGTGCTCGAATCATTAACGATTAGTTCAACGGCTTCTTTGATTTGTTTCAGTGGAGCATTAACGCATTCTGTGAAGGCACTTGACATCTCTCTCAAGATAGACACCGAGCTCGCCCTTCAAGTTGGAAGACGTACAAATCGTGCTTGACTCCACTGCATTATATTGTACTAGTCGtatatgcccgtgcgttgctacgggtaaaACAACTATCAAATTTAATCATATCATGCAAAAGGACCTAAATCATACAATGTCAAGTTAATAGACTTAGAAGAATGAGCTTACATGGAGCGAGATCATTTAAAATGTAATGTCAACTACAATTAGCATGATTTAAGAAGTAGGAATAGAAAGGCATAATAGTCTTTTGAACTCAGTTCCGAAGAGAGAAAAGTATACATAAGTCACACAAaatattctattttttcttGAATTAATGGTTTCATGGTTCTTGCAATGCTCTCTGTGGCTCTCTCTGTGCCCCACCCTCCAATGACATTTGGCTAGGCAGCTCATAATTGGGAGCACCACTATTGACATGCCATACTGAACCAAGCCATTTAGGTATGGCCTTGTGAATGTAAGaaaattctttctttcttgacaACATATGAAAACTTGAAAATCGGCATTAATCTGCAAGATTATAGAAGAAAGGCAGATATAAGTAGAACTTATGCAATCAGATTATATCCAGAATGTTACCATGAAAGCTTTATGCAGTTGCATGAACGTAAGGGCCTAACAGTGCAGTGGCCAATGAGGAGATAGATGAGGCAACAACCTTGAATGGAAGAACAGAAACTGAACAAACTAAAAGATTTTGCAATTTACATCAAGGAGAGGACCTCATACAAATGACCATAGTCCTGATTGGTTTAGAAGGATACATGCAACGGAAATCTCATGACACCCAGCAACTTGACATAGAAATGATGGTTTAGGTGGCAAGCTTCCTTGTAAACTTTAGGTGGAAACAGTGATGTGGAGATGCAGGGTTAGCTACATCTAATAATTACAAACAACTTTAGGTGTAAGCTCCTGATGCAGAGTTAACTACATCTACATGGTAATGATCTACATGTTACCACCATTACTATGGATCAGAAATTTAAACCTGAAAGCAAATAAAATGTAGGCACAATTTATCCAAGCAACTTCTCACTTCCTTCTTTTCTGCTTGAGACAACATCTCCAAATCCCCCTCAACAGATCTGCAATAAGTTGATCCATGTTATTTCAATGAGCAAGGTATGCTTTTAGAAAAGTAGTATAGTTTGCCaatgaaaggaaaatatttCAGATGTTATTAACATGGAAAAGAAATAAAGTGTAGATGAATCAAGAACCAAAAATCAGTTCATCTACAAGCATTCTCTAATAGGTAAGATGGACACTGGTAATTTTGATGGATGCACCGGAGCAGGACCTAAAGGATTCCGTTTCAGGAGGAAATTATCTACTCAGACATAATATTAAAACTGAATTTGCACAAAAGAAATCTTTCTTGATTATTTTTTCGTGCCAAATGTGCTTGCTTTTATGCTTCAgttttgcaaaaacaaaatagTTTACAAGCCTTAAATCCTTGCATAGGCAAAAGATACCGACAAGGCAGCAAGAGCATTATGCCCCACTTATATTTATAAAAGTAGgacagttcagacttcagacaaaAGAATTAACCAAGTACCGTATCATCAATAAAGGTAGAACTAAATAATAAACTTTAACATAAAGTACTAAAGATTATGGTTCTTCAAATGATCGCTCCTCCTATTTTGGCAAGTTTTTTTGTTGACTTGTTCTTTCAGAAATTGTGGGTGGCCAATTACAGCTCATATTTGGTGAAACAAGTACACCAATCCTTTCTAACGGAGGTCAATGCAGTATCCAAATTCATACTACAATAAAGTAATCTTTTTACAGTCAAATGTTAAATAGGTAGGCGGCTTAGATTAGATATGAAGGAAGTAAAGATGAATGTATTCATTTGATAAGTGATCAAGAAGAAATAAAATTGGTAAACGACGGCTTCATAACTAAAAGTCTCAAACCTGATACAGAAGTTCCAAGGCTTCCCAATGCTTCAGTGGCTGGTTTAGATTCACAGATAGACAGCGATCACATAGTTCCATTTGAATACAAAGTTGCTCGTTCTCAAAACAAGATGTGAAGTATCGAACTATGTTCTCACGAGAACTTGGAAACACATGACACCGATGTTACAAGTTACAACCTTCCTCACAAATGCAGCTGAAAGAAAAGGGATGTTCTCCTGCACAAAACCAGTAAAACTGTTAGCGAGGAATGCAGATGAGCAGTCAGGACAGCACAATGTTACTGCACTAACACACACTCAATAAGAGAAAAATCTCATCTTACCCACCTTATCGTCATTGAATTCGTTGGCCACCTGCGTCATCTCCAGCGTGATGTAGTCCGAGGTGCTGCAAAATAGCAAGAAGATGAATGGGGTTAATCTGAGACCGAAACCATACTGTCAGAAGACCAACACAGAGCTCGAATCGGAACCGACCTAAAGAAATCCTGGCTAAGGATGAAGCAATCCTTCTCCTCCGTGGGTTCGTCCGCGTCCATCAGCGAGGCCTCCTGCGGCAACAGGGCCGGCAGCAGCGGctgaggaagcggcggcggtggcggggccgggtcCCCGCGGtagccgtcctcctcctcatccaggAGCGCCTGGGCGAGGGCACGCAGTGCGGGGAGGTGGTGGCCCGGGAGGTCGAGGGCGAGGGCCGTGCGGGACGATCTGTTTCTGGGATGGGTGGGAGCGGGACAaatccgccgctgccgcctccttcGCGCGGAGGGTAGGTGGCGTGCGGTGGTGCGGCGACGGTGCGCAGGATCCTCGAGCGACGCGGAAGGGGCGGCGTAGGAGGCGGAAGCCGTGGTGGCGGTGCAACGCTTGTGGCGGCGGCAGTGCGGCCCGAGGCTCTCGCGGGGTGGCGGCTGAAGGGAGGAGGTAGGAGGCctcgggaggtggcggcggaaggAAGGAGGCAATAGGACTCGGGGGCTGGCGGGGTTCGCGGAACAGATCAGGATGAAATGACTTACGGAAAATTAGTCTTGGTTAGGCGGTGGTCGGCAGCGGTgttgggcggtggcggccgggcgCGCGACCAGTACGCGGGGCAGCGGCGACCTAGGAGGCGGGTgcgaggcgcgggcggcggcgtggagcacGGGAGCGCAAGGCGTTGGGAGGAGGTGGCACGGGCGAGCAGGTGGTAGGAGGTCGCCCCTTGCTCTCGCCCTCGCTGCGCGCAGGGGCAGCGCGGGGCAGCGGCAACCGGCGGGGCGCCCCGCtctggccgccgcccgcgcccttGCCCCTCAACTTTTTGCCGTTAGACCCTCTTCTCTCCTTTTATCACCCGAACCCCTTTCTCTTTACAATATGGACTGCGGGTGGATTACACAAAATAtcagggttttttttgcaaaatgaccacgacgtACGAAAATCCAGGCAGaggcgttacttgctttaataataggtaaagatacTCACCTTGCCACATCTACAAGTAAGGCCCGCCCTTCTTATATAACTTACTTTTTATTCCCCTACTTCTCTAAACCAGAC harbors:
- the LOC117842022 gene encoding nicotinate-nucleotide pyrophosphorylase [carboxylating], chloroplastic codes for the protein MPAIPAAPDCFLLARRHRLAFTSPSPSSNHQRLHPTRLLRLPARPRAAPMAAEARAPAPPVAPPAHPTYDLRAVIALALSEDAGDRGDVSCLATIPSDVEAEATFIAKADGVIAGISLADMIFNQVDPSLKVEWFESDGNYVHKGLQFGKVYGCARSIIVAERVVLNFMQRMSGIATLTKAMSDAARPASILETRKTAPGLRLVDKWAVLIGGGKNHRLGLFDMVMIKDNHISVAGGIANAMRSVDQFLEKEKLTIPVEVETRTIEEVKDVLKYAAENKTSLTRIMLDNMVVPLTNGDVDVSMLKDAVQLINGRFETEASGNVTIDTVKKIGETGVTYISSGALTHSVKALDISLKIDTELALQVGRRTNRA